The DNA window GGGCCCGTCTTCTATGGCGCCCACTTCGACGGCTCCCCCGCCGACAAGAACGTGGCCGGCATCATCGAGGGGCGCATCCAGATCGGCTACCAGTTCGAGAAGATGGGGGTGGGTCTCGCGGCCGGCTACGGCGAGCCCTTCGGCCTCAAGCGCCGCTTCCTGGGCCGGAGCTATGTGGGTGGCCCGTCGCTCGGGTTGTTCGTGGATTGGCGGTGAAGTCGGCGTAGACTGGGCTCGCGGGATTCCCTCCTCTCGCGCCCCCTATGCCCGAGCTCCTGAGCGCCCACGTGTCGAGGTACCTGCGCAATCGGGGGGACCTCGAGCGGCGGCTGCCGCCTGGGTTGCTGGTCTTCACTCCGGCGGTGCCTGGGGAGCGGGTGGAGGAGCAGGAGGAATACCGGCTGAAGACGGTGACGAACGCGGGGCCGCCGACGCTGGGGGCCACGGAGCCCGTGGTATTCTCGGTGGTGAAGTCACAGACGAATGCGTTTGGCCGGGGCATCACCGTGGGACGGACGGGCAACAACGACGTGGTGCTGGATGACAGCAGCGTGTCCCGCTTCCACGCCTGGTTGGCCCGGGACGAGTCTCAAGCAAAATTCTTGCTAACAGACGCCGGCTCCAAGAATGGTTCATGGCTGGGCGGGGTTCGCCTCACCCCCCGCAAGGCCGTGTCCGTGGAGGATGGCGCACGGATGCGGTTCGGTCAGGTGGAGCTCGTGTTCTACACACCAAGCGGCTTTGTCAGGATGCTCGCCGCGAGGATGGCTCCCTGAGCCTTGCCAC is part of the Myxococcus landrumus genome and encodes:
- a CDS encoding FHA domain-containing protein, which translates into the protein MPELLSAHVSRYLRNRGDLERRLPPGLLVFTPAVPGERVEEQEEYRLKTVTNAGPPTLGATEPVVFSVVKSQTNAFGRGITVGRTGNNDVVLDDSSVSRFHAWLARDESQAKFLLTDAGSKNGSWLGGVRLTPRKAVSVEDGARMRFGQVELVFYTPSGFVRMLAARMAP